In one window of Cryptococcus neoformans var. neoformans JEC21 chromosome 7 sequence DNA:
- a CDS encoding expressed protein encodes MSAPWGLWGGGGAGMLPAMGGYWAFPGGLPSSTAFVSNPEGAIRDMTEHDTNHTRDVGPDDSRLAWYEEWGKTESYRKIIMEVLKARLELSWPYNYKALMILAKMPDPAIVTLHEQLGKLSEAADSVVGAEHIKKIAKPIFERSVKEKKKKEDEEAKKKQEAIAAMWGGLWANDGYTAPAIATNGWAGWPYPYPMPPGVAAQMMADWKGKGLEGWQPYVLAGHYSPYTLYGWPKT; translated from the exons ATGTCTGCGCCCTGGGGTCTCTggggtggaggtggggCCGGGATGCTGCCAGCCATGGGAGGTTACTGGGCTTTCCCTGGCGGCTTGCCAAGCTCAAC CGCATTCGTATCCAATCCCGAAGGCGCTATCCGCGACATGACAGAGCACGACACGAACCACACGCGCGATGTCGGTCCAGATGACTCGCGCCTTGCATGGTATGAAGAGTGGGGCAAGACAGAGTCTTACCGAAAAATCATTATGGAAGTGTTGAAAGCGCGCTTAGAGCTCTCATGGCCATATAATTACAAGGCCCTTATGATTCTCGCAAAAATGCCAGATCCCGCCATTGTCACTCTCCACGAACAACTCGGAAAACTCTCTGAAGCCGCTGACTCGGTCGTCGGGGCCGAGCAtatcaagaagattgcAAAACCGATATTCGAACGGTCTGTtaaggaaaaaaagaagaaggaggatgaagaagcaaagaagaaacaagaGGCTATCGCTGCCATGTGGGGAGGTTTATGGGCGAATGACGGATATACAGCACCGGCGATTGCCACGAATGGTTGGGCGGGGTGGCCGTATCCGTACCCAATGCCACCAGGAGTAGCAGCGCAAATGATGGCGGACTGGAAAGGTAAAGGTCTCGAAGGATGGCAGCCGTATGTACTTGCAGGCCACTACTCCCCATATACTCTATATGGCTGGCCGAAGACCTAA
- a CDS encoding expressed protein, whose amino-acid sequence MSAPWGLWGGGGAGMLPAMGGYWAFPGGLPSSTAFVSNPEGAIRDMTEHDTNHTRDVGPDDSRLAWYEEWGKTESYRKIIMEVLKARLELSWPYNYKALMILAKMPDPAIVTLHEQLGKLSEAADSVVGAEHIKKIAKPIFERSVKEKKKKEDEEAKKKQEAIAAMWGGLWANDGYTAPAIATNGWAGWPYPYPMPPGVAAQMMADWKGKGLEGWQPAPITTLPQHYPCSRTGFYGIRQEEEANKMKEKPAAVHVSLGAGKNKSIRKSVTFSLPEVYAKAEKDLAARNW is encoded by the exons ATGTCTGCGCCCTGGGGTCTCTggggtggaggtggggCCGGGATGCTGCCAGCCATGGGAGGTTACTGGGCTTTCCCTGGCGGCTTGCCAAGCTCAAC CGCATTCGTATCCAATCCCGAAGGCGCTATCCGCGACATGACAGAGCACGACACGAACCACACGCGCGATGTCGGTCCAGATGACTCGCGCCTTGCATGGTATGAAGAGTGGGGCAAGACAGAGTCTTACCGAAAAATCATTATGGAAGTGTTGAAAGCGCGCTTAGAGCTCTCATGGCCATATAATTACAAGGCCCTTATGATTCTCGCAAAAATGCCAGATCCCGCCATTGTCACTCTCCACGAACAACTCGGAAAACTCTCTGAAGCCGCTGACTCGGTCGTCGGGGCCGAGCAtatcaagaagattgcAAAACCGATATTCGAACGGTCTGTtaaggaaaaaaagaagaaggaggatgaagaagcaaagaagaaacaagaGGCTATCGCTGCCATGTGGGGAGGTTTATGGGCGAATGACGGATATACAGCACCGGCGATTGCCACGAATGGTTGGGCGGGGTGGCCGTATCCGTACCCAATGCCACCAGGAGTAGCAGCGCAAATGATGGCGGACTGGAAAGGTAAAGGTCTCGAAGGATGGCAGCC GGCACCCATAACAACTTTACCGCAGCATTATCCATGTTCGAGAACCGGTTTTTATGGGATaaggcaagaagaagaggcaaacaaaatgaaggagaaacCTGCGGCAGTGCATGTGAGTCTTGGGGCGGG AAAAAACAAGTCTATCAGAAAAAGCGTAACATTCAGTCTACCTGAGGTGTACGCAAAGGCGGAAAAAGACCTAGCCGCAAGAAATTGGTAA
- a CDS encoding nucleus protein, putative, producing the protein MSAHQQQLRGPSFPGQQQQHKVTANGDNQHAQEHKPATANASTKKRKASPAPSSTDRRRMSTGIYPSTDDDAASTSSKPVREPKRTRVHFSCVECHRRKQKCDRKEPCSQCVARRVPHLCRPFLNGVEDPNISNNTDVNARLNTIENLLTRLVSSIPQAIASRPFAGDAGSPDVSSLTASGEEIFHPHVTLPDPASRVTMPHKPPPSGLFPSNMSYTTPPSRTGYGWGLREGRRIALSLDDNFELRDMLQTLKESGVSQGHLEWLIAGVPGRRMADGLVELYFRDIDWTRYKINKFSFMSRYNKFFESIGRNPSCPKVDADTLKWLPLMFILLAIAALSAPHELVPRDEQLGWSRRFYGSARSGLEYAKALQRDNLDVLFAGLLASRYMLLTRRPAEGSAPVTTAFQLGLYRDGSVLNISDKKEVEIRRRAWAMLYHIDRTISLLVGRPPSISDAHTDTQPPANLDDEEVESGDFDPAGHPLTTPTSYTYVIVRHKLAEIMGRIAYHTFAIQLPDYGTVVSLDRELLAWRDNLPSFFRMENPDTSLDQSHPYLFVQRHLLACEWYYTRITLNRPYLLRRKPQDSRYAYSKTAAIESAKADLLCRRAFVMEKGNLVVNSGGYRVLNSYMVLGVTIKLDPDSPQADELRQLLNVVSGRLPDSQNRISEPLVKEELAIVEFLTAKNLGKPPRLPPNRNTEASGGAGDDQTPVDLLLNLAKTRSGKRAAEEEKRQLRLQAAREKEEQRQAAKRNAGAENISSSPWGYVAPPMPGLDVQQPFDNDGKRVPRPLQPPPTRRADGSIPDSTGWSPEMALALSQTPLKPQSSASSAQAQAQALANDLQRFDSSNQNRALLSPSQGTGNLDLSPYGGFNSLPSLGDTPGLSGFDGSAGFFQSQPPPPLSLSDRATSNRISSNSNTGGPGSQGQGPQDGMLDGNGVQQFGNANFDSFDFNDLGLDVRAPGQGGGFNPFALPQTEEGNAENNAPDDETMFLTYILNKFANAQPEI; encoded by the exons ATGTCGGCCCATCAGCAACAGCTCAGGGGCCCATCCTTCCCGGgccagcagcaacagcacAAAGTCACAGCAAATGGGGACAACCAACATGCTCAAGAGCATAAACCAGCAACTGCCAACGCATCCACAAAAAAACGCAAAGCATCGCCTGCACCCTCATCCACAGACAGGCGCAGGATGTCAACAGGGATCTACCCTTCgacggatgatgatgcagcATCCACATCAAGCAAACCTGTCAGGGAACCGAAACGCACCCGAGTACACTTTTCATGTGTCGAGTGTCATCGACGAAAACAAAAGTGTGATCGAAAAGAACCCTGCTCGCAGTGTGTTGCTAGGCGTGTACCCCACTTATGTCGACCATTCCTCAATGGCGTTGAGGACCCCAACAT ATCAAATAATACGGACGTGAATGCTCGTCTTAATACTATTGAGAACCTCTTGACTCGACTTGTATCTTCCATCCCGCAAGCCATCGCCTCTCGGCCCTTTGCTGGTGATGCAGGCTCACCCGATGTATCCTCCCTCACCGCATCCGGCGAAGAAATCTTTCATCCCCATGTAACACTTCCAGACCCCGCGTCTCGCGTCACCATGCCTCATAAACCGCCTCCTTCTggtctcttcccttccaatATGTCATATAcaactcctccttctcggaCGGGATATGGCTGGGGTCTGAGAGAAGGACGCAGAATAGCGCTGTCTCTGGATGATAACTTTGAGCTGAGGGATATGCTGCAGACGCTCAAGGAGAGCGGAGTATCGCAAGGACATTTGGAATGGCTGATTGCGGGTGTACCGGGCCGAAGGATGGCAGATGGATTGGTCGAGTTGTATTTCAG GGATATTGA CTGGACCCGGTATAAAATCAACAAGTTCTCATTCATGTCGCGGTATAATAAGTTTTTCGAATCCATTGGCCGAAACCCATCGTGCCCGAAGGTCGACGCCGATACTCTCAAATGGCTCCCCCTCATGTTCATTCTT CTTGCCATTGCGGCACTCTCTGCTCCGCACGAGCTTGTGCCCAGGGATGAACAATTGGGTTGGTCACGTAGATTCTATGGCTCGGCGCGAAGTGGGTTGGAGTACGCCAAGGCTCTGCAACGGGACAACTTGGATGTTCTCTTTGCCGGATTACTTGCATCTCGTTACAT GCTCCTCACACGTCGACCAGCCGAAGGCTCTGCCCCTGTCACTACCGCTTTCCAACTCGGTCTCTATCGAGACGGTTCCGTGCTCAACATTtcggacaagaaggaagttgAGATTCGTCGTCGGGCTTGGGCTATGCTCTATCACATTGACCGTACCATCTCGCTCCTGGTCGGCAGGcccccatccatctctgACGCCCATACCGATACCCAGCCGCCCGCGAatcttgatgatgaagaagttgaaagCGGCGACTTTGACCCGGCCGGACACCCTTTGACTACCCCTACTTCATACACATACGTTATCGTGCGACACAAGCTTGCAGAGATTATGGGTCGTATTGCCTATCATACATTCGCTATCCAACTTCCCGACTATGGCACCGTTGTTTCTCTCGACCGCGAACTTCTCGCTTGGCGAGATaaccttccttcttttttccgtATGGAAAACCCCGATACATCTCTCGACCAGTCACACCCTTACCTCTTTGTCCAGCGACATCTTCTCGCGTGCGAGTGGTATTACACACGTATCACACTTAATCGACCTTACTTGCTTCGAAGAAAACCCCAGGATAGCCGGTATGCGTACTCGAAGACGGCGGCTATTGAGAGTGCAAAAGCGGACCTGTTGTGTAGGAGAGCGTTTGTGATGGAAAAAGGTAATTTGGTTGTGAACAGTGGAGGGTATAGGGTGTTGAATTCTTACATGGTCCTTGGTGTCACTATCAAGC TCGATCCTGACTCGCCGCAGGCCGATGAGCTCCGTCAACTGCTGAACGTTGTATCTGGCCGTCTTCCCGACTCTCAAAACCGCATCTCTGAACCCCTTGTCAAGGAAGAACTCGCCATCGTTGAATTCCTCACCGCTAAGAACCTCGGCAAACCTCCACGTCTTCCACCTAACCGGAATACAGAAGCTTCTGGCGGTGCAGGCGATGACCAGACCCCCGTGGATCTTTTACTTAACTTGGCGAAGACGAGGAGCGGGAAACGAGCGgccgaagaggagaagagacaaTTGCGACTGCAAGCTgcgagggaaaaggaagagcaaCGACAGGCGGCAAAGAGGAATGCTGGAGCAGAGAATATATCGTCCAGTCCATGGGGATATGTGGCACCGCCGATGCCGGGGCTGGACGTGCAGCAGCCTTTTGACAACGATGGCAAGCGAGTCCCTCGTCCACTTCAGCCTCCTCCAACCCGCCGCGCAGATGGGTCCATTCCTGATTCCACAGGTTGGTCCCCAGAGATGGCGCTTGCCCTCTCTCAAACCCCGCTCAAACCCCAGTCCTCTGCTAGTTCGGCCCAAGCTCAAGCCCAAGCACTCGCCAATGATCTTCAGAGATTTGATTCCTCCAATCAGAACCGAGCGCTGTTGAGTCCAAGCCAAGGAACGGGCAATCTGGATCTTTCGCCTTATGGTGGGTTTAATAGCTTGCCGTCTTTGGGCGATACGCCCGGTTTGAGCGGGTTTGACGGCAGTGCAGGCTTCTTCCAATCCCAGCCACCTCCGCCGTTGTCTCTCTCCGATAGGGCTACGTCGAATAGAATCAGCTCTAATTCTAACACTGGCGGGCCGGGGTCACAAGGTCAAGGGCCGCAAGATGGGATGTTGGATGGGAATGGAGTGCAACAATTTGGAAATGCCAATTTTGATTCGTTTGATTTCAACGATTTAGGGTTGGATGTTAGAGCTCCTGGGCAGGGAGGAGGGTTTAATCCTTTCGCGTTACCCCAGACAGAAGAGGG GAATGCCGAAAACAATGCTCCTGATGACGAGACTATGTTCTTGACTTATATCCTAAACAAATTCGCAAATGCCCAGCCTGAAATTTAA